The Diaphorobacter ruginosibacter genome contains a region encoding:
- a CDS encoding PrkA family serine protein kinase, with product MDVISNSAARYVRLREEEMSLDDYLSLCQRDPMVYESAAERMLAAIGEPEMVDTRNDPHLSRLFANKMIRRYPAFAEFYGMEDAIEQVVSFFRHAAQGLEERKQILYLLGPVGGGKSSIAERLKYLMQKVPFYALKDSPVNESPLGLFDPIEDGPLLEEQFGIPPRCLKHVLSPWAVKRLAEVDGDIRQFRVVKRYPSILKQIGIAKTEPGDENNQDISSLVGKVDIRKLENFAQDDTDAYSYSGGLCLANQGLLEFVEMFKAPIKVLHPLLTATQEGNYKGTEGFGAIPFEGMVLAHSNESEWKAFRNNRNNEAFLDRIYIVKVPYCLRVSEEVKIYEKLIRESSLANAVCAPGTLRMMAQFAVLTRLKEPENSSIFSKMQVYDGESLKDTDPRAKSYQEYRDYAGVDEGMSGISTRFAFKILSKVFNYDSTEVAANPVHLMYVLEQQIEREQFPAELENKYTGYIKEYLSPHYAEFIGKEIQTAYLESYSEYGQNIFDRYVTYADYWIQDSEYRDNDTGEVFDRNALNAELEKVEKPAGIANAKDFRNEIVNFVLRARANNQGKNPSWTSYEKLRLVIEKKMFSNTEELLPVISFNAKASAEDARKHEDFVTRMESKGYTPKQVRLLCEWYLRVRKSS from the coding sequence ATGGATGTCATCAGCAACTCCGCTGCCCGCTACGTTCGCTTGCGCGAGGAGGAGATGTCGCTAGACGACTACCTCAGCCTCTGCCAGCGCGATCCGATGGTCTACGAAAGCGCCGCAGAGCGCATGCTTGCCGCCATCGGCGAGCCGGAGATGGTGGATACGCGCAACGACCCCCATCTCTCGCGGCTGTTCGCGAACAAGATGATTCGCCGCTACCCGGCGTTTGCCGAGTTCTACGGCATGGAGGATGCGATCGAGCAGGTGGTGAGTTTCTTCCGCCATGCGGCGCAGGGCCTGGAGGAGCGAAAGCAGATCCTCTACCTGCTCGGTCCCGTGGGCGGGGGCAAGAGTTCCATTGCCGAGCGACTGAAATACCTCATGCAGAAGGTGCCGTTCTACGCACTCAAGGACTCCCCGGTGAACGAATCGCCGCTGGGCCTCTTCGATCCCATCGAGGACGGCCCGCTGCTCGAGGAGCAGTTCGGCATTCCGCCGCGCTGCCTGAAGCACGTTCTATCGCCGTGGGCCGTGAAGCGGCTGGCCGAGGTGGACGGCGACATCCGCCAGTTCCGCGTCGTCAAGCGTTACCCGAGCATCCTCAAGCAGATCGGCATCGCCAAGACCGAACCCGGGGACGAGAACAACCAGGATATCTCCAGCCTGGTGGGCAAGGTCGACATCCGCAAGCTCGAGAACTTTGCCCAGGACGACACCGACGCCTACAGCTATTCCGGCGGCCTGTGCCTGGCCAACCAGGGCCTGCTCGAATTCGTGGAAATGTTCAAGGCGCCTATCAAGGTGCTGCATCCGCTGCTCACCGCCACACAGGAGGGCAACTACAAGGGCACCGAGGGCTTTGGCGCCATTCCCTTCGAGGGGATGGTGCTGGCCCACAGCAACGAAAGCGAGTGGAAGGCGTTCCGCAACAACCGCAACAACGAGGCGTTCCTGGACCGCATCTACATCGTCAAGGTTCCCTATTGCCTGCGTGTATCGGAGGAGGTGAAGATCTACGAGAAGCTGATCCGCGAATCCTCGCTCGCCAATGCGGTGTGTGCTCCTGGCACGCTCCGGATGATGGCGCAGTTTGCGGTGCTCACGCGCCTGAAGGAGCCCGAGAACTCCAGCATCTTCAGCAAGATGCAGGTCTATGATGGCGAAAGTCTCAAGGACACCGATCCGCGTGCCAAGAGCTACCAGGAGTACCGCGACTACGCAGGGGTGGATGAGGGCATGTCAGGCATCTCCACGCGCTTTGCGTTCAAGATCCTCTCCAAGGTCTTCAACTACGACAGCACGGAGGTGGCGGCCAACCCGGTGCACCTGATGTACGTTCTGGAGCAGCAGATCGAGCGCGAGCAGTTCCCGGCGGAGCTGGAAAACAAGTACACGGGCTACATCAAGGAATATCTCTCGCCGCACTATGCCGAGTTCATCGGCAAGGAAATCCAGACCGCCTACCTGGAGAGCTATAGCGAATACGGCCAGAATATCTTCGATCGCTACGTCACCTATGCCGACTACTGGATCCAGGACAGCGAGTACCGCGACAACGACACCGGCGAGGTGTTCGACCGCAACGCGCTGAATGCCGAGCTGGAGAAGGTGGAGAAGCCCGCAGGCATCGCCAATGCCAAGGACTTCCGCAATGAGATTGTCAACTTCGTGCTGCGCGCGCGTGCCAACAACCAGGGCAAGAACCCGAGCTGGACCAGTTACGAGAAGCTGCGCCTGGTGATCGAGAAGAAGATGTTCTCCAACACGGAGGAGCTGCTGCCCGTCATCAGCTTCAACGCGAAGGCCAGCGCCGAGGACGCACGCAAGCACGAGGACTTCGTCACCCGCATGGAGTCCAAGGGCTACACGCCCAAGCAGGTGCGGTTGCTGTGCGAATGGTACCTGCGGGTGCGAAAGAGCAGTTGA
- a CDS encoding PaaI family thioesterase → MSIDIVEAFNKAAEGTLPGMLGMRMFKVEGDAFHLEMPVRPELMAPNGYLHAGSLVTLADTACGYGCRARVPKEATGFTTIELKSNHLGTARDGTVECVATPVHLGRNTHVWDAVVRHRETGKTLVMFRCTQMVLYPRP, encoded by the coding sequence ATGTCGATTGATATCGTCGAAGCGTTCAACAAGGCCGCCGAAGGCACATTGCCGGGGATGCTCGGAATGCGCATGTTCAAGGTGGAGGGCGACGCCTTTCACCTGGAGATGCCCGTCAGGCCCGAGCTGATGGCGCCCAACGGCTATCTGCACGCGGGCAGCCTGGTGACCCTGGCCGACACCGCCTGCGGGTATGGGTGCCGCGCACGCGTACCCAAGGAAGCGACCGGCTTCACGACCATCGAGCTCAAATCAAACCATCTGGGAACGGCGCGTGACGGCACGGTGGAGTGTGTCGCCACGCCGGTGCATTTGGGACGCAACACGCACGTGTGGGATGCCGTGGTCCGGCATCGCGAAACCGGCAAGACGCTGGTGATGTTCCGCTGCACGCAGATGGTGTTGTACCCCCGTCCGTGA
- a CDS encoding VOC family protein, whose protein sequence is MANDQRPFRVLGIQQVAIGGTDKARMKKLWVDMLGLEQTGTFQSERENVDEDILAMGKGAMKVEVDIMQPMDIEKKPAVHTTPLNHIGLWIDDLPKAVEWLTANGVRFAPGGIRKGAAGYDITFLHPKSNDEFPIAGEGVLIELVQAPADVLAALG, encoded by the coding sequence ATGGCAAATGATCAACGTCCGTTCCGCGTCCTCGGCATCCAGCAGGTGGCGATCGGCGGTACCGACAAGGCGCGGATGAAGAAACTGTGGGTCGACATGCTCGGCCTCGAGCAGACAGGCACCTTCCAGAGCGAACGCGAGAACGTGGACGAGGACATCCTCGCCATGGGCAAGGGCGCGATGAAGGTGGAAGTGGACATCATGCAGCCCATGGACATCGAGAAGAAGCCGGCCGTGCACACCACGCCGCTCAACCACATCGGCCTGTGGATCGACGACCTTCCCAAGGCGGTTGAGTGGCTCACCGCCAACGGCGTGCGTTTTGCGCCGGGCGGCATCCGCAAGGGCGCGGCGGGATACGACATCACCTTCCTGCACCCCAAGAGCAACGATGAATTCCCGATCGCGGGCGAAGGCGTGCTGATCGAGCTGGTGCAGGCACCCGCCGACGTGCTTGCCGCGCTGGGCTGA
- a CDS encoding YdcF family protein translates to MTAALPTTTRTPATSSPLAIERWPWLRGVMGALGLALLGDAVVLMGYGMFNVGVLVPLAVGAALLLIVALRGRVAGAVAHSVRWRRMWRLGWAALILWLASLGLLWGLIADQVNAAADAGSVDAIIVLGSSTRDGQPSATLARRLDAAAQIARTRPDALVVTSGGVDFGERESEGRVMANYLQEVHGLRGDRVLAEEKSTSTALNLQYSQDMLANRGVARDARVAIVTSDFHTLRARWIARKSGLVNITTVGASTPLSIRFNAWLREYFAVASSWLLGEF, encoded by the coding sequence ATGACCGCTGCTTTGCCCACGACGACCCGCACGCCAGCCACCTCGTCCCCCCTTGCCATCGAGCGCTGGCCCTGGCTGCGTGGGGTGATGGGTGCCCTCGGGCTGGCGCTGCTCGGCGATGCCGTCGTTCTCATGGGCTATGGCATGTTCAACGTGGGAGTCCTGGTGCCGCTGGCGGTTGGCGCCGCCCTGCTGCTGATCGTGGCCCTGCGCGGGCGGGTGGCCGGCGCGGTGGCGCACAGCGTGAGGTGGAGACGGATGTGGCGCCTGGGCTGGGCCGCGCTCATCCTGTGGCTGGCGAGCCTTGGGCTGCTCTGGGGCCTGATCGCCGATCAGGTGAACGCTGCCGCGGACGCCGGGAGTGTCGATGCCATCATCGTGCTGGGAAGCTCCACCCGTGACGGTCAGCCCTCCGCCACGTTGGCACGGCGGCTGGACGCGGCGGCGCAGATCGCGCGGACCCGGCCCGATGCGCTGGTCGTCACGAGCGGCGGCGTGGATTTCGGCGAGCGCGAGAGCGAGGGCCGCGTCATGGCCAACTATCTGCAGGAGGTGCACGGGCTGCGGGGAGACCGCGTGCTGGCCGAGGAAAAGAGCACCAGCACCGCGCTGAACCTGCAATACAGCCAGGACATGCTGGCAAACCGGGGCGTGGCACGCGATGCGCGTGTCGCCATCGTGACGAGCGACTTCCACACCCTGCGTGCAAGATGGATCGCCCGCAAATCCGGCCTGGTCAATATCACGACCGTCGGCGCCAGCACGCCGCTGTCGATACGATTCAATGCGTGGCTGCGCGAGTATTTCGCCGTGGCGAGCAGCTGGTTGCTGGGTGAGTTCTGA